One stretch of Rosistilla oblonga DNA includes these proteins:
- a CDS encoding Lpg1974 family pore-forming outer membrane protein, producing the protein MKKLLQHVGVALGLVCGATASAEETVVTSLYEEAMIADQEPVQLVGYKSVGPIGSQLQKFRPRGVFSIGAELPLLSTYANHGLNPSSSTWSDGYDTEAALRVTAAYQTTGIMGFRFRFFDFNATNNSTPQSSFGVQTYDLEATTDLKLGEWKIQGFGGLRWGSIDFSKSRWGGFENHEFDGFGFTLGADVRRHVAHGFSLVAGFRQSMLYGETQSSTGNRLDNVVVPVTELRLGAEYAHVFAGGNKLIAGVGYEHQQFSSLSSLAGSIDPEDVDLALAGPVFSLTWQR; encoded by the coding sequence TTGAAAAAGTTACTGCAACACGTCGGTGTAGCACTCGGTCTGGTCTGTGGCGCCACGGCGTCGGCGGAAGAAACGGTTGTGACTAGTCTGTATGAAGAGGCGATGATCGCGGATCAAGAGCCTGTTCAATTGGTTGGATACAAATCGGTTGGCCCGATCGGCAGCCAGTTGCAGAAGTTCCGACCGCGTGGCGTCTTTTCCATCGGGGCGGAACTGCCTTTGCTGTCGACCTATGCAAATCATGGTTTGAACCCATCCAGTAGTACTTGGAGCGACGGTTACGATACCGAAGCTGCATTGCGAGTCACCGCTGCGTATCAAACGACGGGCATCATGGGGTTCCGGTTTCGCTTCTTCGATTTTAATGCGACGAACAACAGCACGCCGCAGAGCAGTTTTGGCGTGCAAACCTACGATCTCGAAGCGACCACCGACCTCAAGCTGGGTGAGTGGAAGATTCAGGGATTTGGCGGCCTCCGCTGGGGTTCGATCGATTTTTCGAAGTCCCGCTGGGGCGGATTTGAAAACCATGAATTCGACGGCTTCGGATTCACGCTGGGGGCCGATGTGCGACGGCATGTTGCTCATGGATTCTCGTTGGTCGCAGGATTCCGTCAAAGCATGCTCTACGGTGAAACCCAAAGTAGCACTGGCAACCGACTCGATAACGTCGTTGTCCCGGTCACCGAGCTACGCCTTGGTGCCGAATACGCACACGTCTTTGCCGGTGGCAACAAACTGATCGCGGGTGTCGGCTACGAACATCAGCAATTCAGCAGCCTGAGCAGTTTGGCCGGATCGATCGATCCCGAAGATGTCGATCTCGCCTTGGCTGGCCCCGTCTTCTCGCTGACTTGGCAACGCTAA